In Acanthopagrus latus isolate v.2019 chromosome 17, fAcaLat1.1, whole genome shotgun sequence, the following are encoded in one genomic region:
- the flcn gene encoding folliculin isoform X2 — MNALVALCHFCELHGPRTLFCTEALHPPSPSPSSQAGAPVPGDRDRDGDREGEGLTMRANSSATQRGEMCDGCRSLPASHPGFMSIDDETGIRFLSHQHPRQPQLFSVVRQACVRSLSCEVCPGREGPIFFGDEQHGFVFSHTFFIKDSLARGFQRWYSIVMVAMDRIYLINSWPFLLRHLRLTIQSLQSTALKVFDNEQGVCPQRAVRMNSVFSPAVFPHQRSGNAARSLTSLTQHPNLWASLHSSFSWLLKACGSRLTEKLLEGAPTEDTLVLIERQTEQEEEMSCWEGAEGGAAKSQRHQSESELGHNFLYDDAKLDELPGPKFRSLRHLRQVLGAAEFRQLVWHVLMGNQVIWRGADPGLIQSAFTVLKSLLPVGCVRSVPYSAQYEEAYKCNFLGLSPDVPIPTHVSSSEFSVLVDVTSERSCQISAMGEDDISSLYQFAISSANTQPTDRGPTLLNKLEVALSNENLSVDVVSHCLLCLKEEWMNKVKVLFKFSKVDGRGREDTQKVLALLGATGPGEEDNVRLLKFWMTGLSKTYKSHLMTAVRGGERSPSQ; from the exons ATGAATGCTCTGGTGGCTCTCTGTCACTTCTGTGAGCTCCATGGCCCTCGGACGTTGTTTTGCACTGAAGCACTGCACCCTCCATCCCCGTCGCCTTCATCCCAGGCAGGTGCCCCTGTGCCAGGGGACAGGGACCGCGATGGTGACCGGGAAGGAGAAGGGCTGACCATGAGGGCCAACAGCTCGGCCACACAGAGAGGGGAAATGTGTGAT GGCTGTCGATCCCTTCCCGCATCTCACCCTGGCTTCATGAGCATTGATGACGAAACAGGCATTCGCTTCCTGAGCCACCAGCATCCCAGGCAGCCGCAGCTGTTCAGCGTTGTCCGCCAGGCCTGCGTACGCAGCCTCAGCTGTGAG GTATGTCCCGGCCGTGAAGGGCCAATTTTCTTTGGAGATGAGCAGCACGGTTTTGTGTTCTCACACACGTTCTTTATCAAAGACAGCCTCGCCAGGGGCTTCCAGCGCTGGTACAGTATCGTCATGGTAGCAATGGACAGGATCTACCTTATCAACTCCTGGCCTTTTCTGTTACGCCACCTCAGACTCACAATCCAGAGCCTGCAAAGCACTGCCCTCAAG GTGTTTGACAATGAACAAGGAGTTTGTCCCCAGCGAGCAGTGAGGATGAACAGTGTCTTCTcacctgcagtgtttccacACCAAAGGAGTGGCAATGCAGCACGATCACTAACTTCTCTTACCCAGCATCCCAATCTCTGGGCAAGCCTGCACTCCTCCTTTAGCTG GCTGCTGAAGGCCTGTGGGAGTCGTCTGacagagaagctgctggaggGAGCCCCCACAGAGGACACGCTGGTGCttatagagagacagacag agcaagaggaggaaatgagctGCTGggaaggagcagaaggaggtgcAGCAAAGTCACAGCGGCATCAATCAGAGAGCGAGCTGGGTCACAACTTCCTGTACGATGATGCAAAATTGGACGAGTTACCTGGTCCCAAATTTAGATCACTGAGGCATTTGAGACAG GTCCTAGGGGCTGCTGAGTTTCGTCAGCTGGTGTGGCATGTGCTCATGGGAAATCAGGTCATATGGAGAGGCGCAGACCCCGGGCTCATCCAATCAGCTTTTACAGTGCTCAAG TCTTTGCTACCGGTGGGCTGTGTGCGATCTGTGCCCTACAGTGCTCAATATGAGGAGGCCTACAAATGCAACTTCCTGGGCCTCAGCCCTGATGTACCTATTCCAACGCACGTCAGCTCCTCAG AGTTTTCAGTCCTGGTGGATGTCacttcagagagaagctgtcagATCTCAGCAATGGGTGAAGACGATATCTCCTCACTTTATCAGTTCGCCATTAGCAGTGCCAACACACAGCCCACAGACAGGG GTCCAACGTTATTAAACAAGCTTGAGGTGGCTCTGTCCAATGAGAACTTGTCTGTGGATGTCGTATCTCACTGCCTGTTGTGTCTGAAGGAGGAGTGGATGAA taAGGTCAAAGTTCTGTTCAAGTTCTCCAAAGTGGACGGGCGAGGGAGGGAAGACACCCAGAAGGTTCTGGCACTCCTCGGCGCCACAGGGCCAGGCGAGGAGGACAACGTCAGGCTATTAAAGTTCTGGATGACTGGACTCAGCAAAACCTACAAGAGTCATTTAATGACCGCAGTGcgtggaggggagaggagccCTAGCCAGTGA
- the flcn gene encoding folliculin isoform X1, with protein sequence MNALVALCHFCELHGPRTLFCTEALHPPSPSPSSQAGAPVPGDRDRDGDREGEGLTMRANSSATQRGEMCDGCRSLPASHPGFMSIDDETGIRFLSHQHPRQPQLFSVVRQACVRSLSCEVNSDVCPGREGPIFFGDEQHGFVFSHTFFIKDSLARGFQRWYSIVMVAMDRIYLINSWPFLLRHLRLTIQSLQSTALKVFDNEQGVCPQRAVRMNSVFSPAVFPHQRSGNAARSLTSLTQHPNLWASLHSSFSWLLKACGSRLTEKLLEGAPTEDTLVLIERQTEQEEEMSCWEGAEGGAAKSQRHQSESELGHNFLYDDAKLDELPGPKFRSLRHLRQVLGAAEFRQLVWHVLMGNQVIWRGADPGLIQSAFTVLKSLLPVGCVRSVPYSAQYEEAYKCNFLGLSPDVPIPTHVSSSEFSVLVDVTSERSCQISAMGEDDISSLYQFAISSANTQPTDRGPTLLNKLEVALSNENLSVDVVSHCLLCLKEEWMNKVKVLFKFSKVDGRGREDTQKVLALLGATGPGEEDNVRLLKFWMTGLSKTYKSHLMTAVRGGERSPSQ encoded by the exons ATGAATGCTCTGGTGGCTCTCTGTCACTTCTGTGAGCTCCATGGCCCTCGGACGTTGTTTTGCACTGAAGCACTGCACCCTCCATCCCCGTCGCCTTCATCCCAGGCAGGTGCCCCTGTGCCAGGGGACAGGGACCGCGATGGTGACCGGGAAGGAGAAGGGCTGACCATGAGGGCCAACAGCTCGGCCACACAGAGAGGGGAAATGTGTGAT GGCTGTCGATCCCTTCCCGCATCTCACCCTGGCTTCATGAGCATTGATGACGAAACAGGCATTCGCTTCCTGAGCCACCAGCATCCCAGGCAGCCGCAGCTGTTCAGCGTTGTCCGCCAGGCCTGCGTACGCAGCCTCAGCTGTGAGGTAAACAGTGAC GTATGTCCCGGCCGTGAAGGGCCAATTTTCTTTGGAGATGAGCAGCACGGTTTTGTGTTCTCACACACGTTCTTTATCAAAGACAGCCTCGCCAGGGGCTTCCAGCGCTGGTACAGTATCGTCATGGTAGCAATGGACAGGATCTACCTTATCAACTCCTGGCCTTTTCTGTTACGCCACCTCAGACTCACAATCCAGAGCCTGCAAAGCACTGCCCTCAAG GTGTTTGACAATGAACAAGGAGTTTGTCCCCAGCGAGCAGTGAGGATGAACAGTGTCTTCTcacctgcagtgtttccacACCAAAGGAGTGGCAATGCAGCACGATCACTAACTTCTCTTACCCAGCATCCCAATCTCTGGGCAAGCCTGCACTCCTCCTTTAGCTG GCTGCTGAAGGCCTGTGGGAGTCGTCTGacagagaagctgctggaggGAGCCCCCACAGAGGACACGCTGGTGCttatagagagacagacag agcaagaggaggaaatgagctGCTGggaaggagcagaaggaggtgcAGCAAAGTCACAGCGGCATCAATCAGAGAGCGAGCTGGGTCACAACTTCCTGTACGATGATGCAAAATTGGACGAGTTACCTGGTCCCAAATTTAGATCACTGAGGCATTTGAGACAG GTCCTAGGGGCTGCTGAGTTTCGTCAGCTGGTGTGGCATGTGCTCATGGGAAATCAGGTCATATGGAGAGGCGCAGACCCCGGGCTCATCCAATCAGCTTTTACAGTGCTCAAG TCTTTGCTACCGGTGGGCTGTGTGCGATCTGTGCCCTACAGTGCTCAATATGAGGAGGCCTACAAATGCAACTTCCTGGGCCTCAGCCCTGATGTACCTATTCCAACGCACGTCAGCTCCTCAG AGTTTTCAGTCCTGGTGGATGTCacttcagagagaagctgtcagATCTCAGCAATGGGTGAAGACGATATCTCCTCACTTTATCAGTTCGCCATTAGCAGTGCCAACACACAGCCCACAGACAGGG GTCCAACGTTATTAAACAAGCTTGAGGTGGCTCTGTCCAATGAGAACTTGTCTGTGGATGTCGTATCTCACTGCCTGTTGTGTCTGAAGGAGGAGTGGATGAA taAGGTCAAAGTTCTGTTCAAGTTCTCCAAAGTGGACGGGCGAGGGAGGGAAGACACCCAGAAGGTTCTGGCACTCCTCGGCGCCACAGGGCCAGGCGAGGAGGACAACGTCAGGCTATTAAAGTTCTGGATGACTGGACTCAGCAAAACCTACAAGAGTCATTTAATGACCGCAGTGcgtggaggggagaggagccCTAGCCAGTGA